One window of Cohnella hashimotonis genomic DNA carries:
- a CDS encoding hybrid sensor histidine kinase/response regulator — protein MIRKNALLLGMIGLFVIVTIVNVFQWLSPATQSEKASGGLLDATHWDFAKRGVLSLRGEWEFYEGELLRPEDFRAGRVEGRFVQVPGGWKNKLASANKKGYGAGTYRLLVRTDEAALYSMRAKKIRMSSHVFMNGVDMGGNGSPSLSADGFEASNAPFFGTVLAESGTVEIIIQIASFDYLEGGLVQPPEFGLADDAMKRRDDSRLADMIQTTILLAFGLYYAGMFRQWRREPHLMHFCLFCLSLGLFFSIDNEILALDFLPGLTFPWLQKMLFLLPLFSFYFFTYYVYRYLKERDNVVFTWLRRVSYAYLATIVLLPNRYLVSFLDVGIAIGAAAFGAMLYAVFRSRSRGNHSSHYITLGIFFLFVSWLYAHLRYQLALDNPYYMVVTPALLVLSQALLMSDELQLSYRRSERLSQRLLHYDRQKDEFLVKTSHELRTPLHGIVNLSQALLDNRTSPLQAEHRDNVHMLHLLGRRLAGLVHDILDLNRIRHGQLLIRTTSVNLGQSVRFVMETLSISPVNKEVRLVNALPAKLPLLLADENRVKQILYNLLENGLKFTKQGTVTLSAERRGDELAISVTDTGRGIPAHEIAGLFQTFVQSEEIGHAGEGLGLGLSIAKQLAELQGGRLEAESTVGVGSRFTFTLPIDPASEEAAAAAADEELSSSLAVPMQDNQPAEFHLLIVDDEPSNLKVLIDEVSSMGYGYTAVGSGEEALEALRRHKMKPDLLLLDLMMPGISGLDVCREIRLLQGLAELPILMMTASGQTGDIVASFAAGANDIVQKPFELAELRARVQSLLAMKSSSERAVRREMDLLQAQITPHFLYNSMNALVGLSYKNVEKLRETIHHLSTYLRAKFTFVFSEELVPFEREMELVKAYLAIEQLRFGSRLAVEIDIKADFRCMLPPLTLQPIVENAVRHGIGPKASGGTLRIAARRRDGGAEITVEDDGVGIGEELLRMLKEGRAAGVGVGNVNRRLQLVYGGGLDIRSGDGTGTLIKLQIPEARSSNG, from the coding sequence ATGATTCGGAAAAATGCGCTGTTGCTCGGAATGATCGGTTTGTTCGTTATCGTTACGATCGTGAACGTATTTCAATGGCTCAGTCCCGCGACGCAATCCGAGAAGGCGAGCGGCGGATTGCTGGATGCGACGCATTGGGACTTTGCGAAGCGGGGCGTCCTCTCGCTGCGCGGGGAGTGGGAATTCTACGAAGGGGAATTGCTGAGGCCGGAAGACTTTCGAGCCGGCCGAGTCGAAGGCCGCTTCGTTCAAGTGCCCGGGGGCTGGAAAAACAAGCTGGCTTCGGCGAACAAGAAGGGTTATGGCGCCGGTACGTACCGGCTGCTCGTCCGCACGGACGAAGCCGCATTATACAGCATGCGGGCCAAAAAAATTCGCATGTCCAGCCATGTCTTCATGAACGGCGTCGATATGGGCGGCAACGGCAGTCCTTCTTTATCGGCGGATGGCTTCGAGGCAAGCAATGCGCCGTTCTTCGGCACCGTCCTAGCAGAATCGGGAACCGTCGAGATTATTATTCAGATAGCCAGCTTCGATTACCTGGAAGGCGGGTTGGTGCAGCCGCCCGAATTCGGCTTGGCGGATGACGCGATGAAACGCCGCGACGATTCCAGGCTCGCCGATATGATTCAGACGACGATCCTGCTGGCGTTCGGACTGTATTATGCGGGCATGTTCAGACAGTGGCGCCGGGAACCGCACCTGATGCATTTTTGCCTGTTCTGTCTGTCGCTCGGACTGTTCTTCAGCATCGACAACGAAATACTGGCGCTTGATTTCTTGCCTGGCTTGACGTTCCCGTGGCTTCAGAAGATGCTTTTTCTGTTGCCGCTCTTCTCCTTTTACTTCTTCACCTATTATGTGTACCGGTACCTGAAGGAACGGGATAACGTTGTATTTACTTGGCTTCGCAGAGTGTCCTACGCTTATCTTGCGACGATTGTGCTGCTTCCCAACCGTTACCTGGTCAGCTTCCTGGACGTCGGGATCGCGATCGGAGCGGCCGCCTTCGGGGCGATGCTTTATGCCGTTTTCCGCAGCCGCAGCCGCGGAAACCATAGCAGCCACTATATTACGCTTGGCATTTTCTTTCTGTTTGTCAGTTGGCTCTATGCGCATCTGCGTTACCAGCTCGCGCTGGACAATCCCTACTACATGGTCGTGACGCCGGCGCTGCTCGTCTTGTCGCAGGCGCTGCTCATGTCCGACGAGCTTCAGCTGAGCTATCGAAGAAGCGAGCGCTTGTCCCAGCGGTTGCTGCACTACGATCGCCAGAAAGATGAGTTTCTGGTGAAAACGTCGCACGAGCTGCGAACGCCGCTGCATGGCATTGTGAACCTGTCGCAGGCGCTGTTGGACAACCGGACGAGCCCGCTTCAGGCGGAACATCGGGACAATGTACATATGCTTCATTTGCTGGGCAGGCGTCTGGCGGGACTCGTGCACGATATTCTCGATCTGAACCGGATTCGTCACGGACAGCTCCTGATCCGTACGACTTCGGTCAACCTGGGTCAGTCGGTTCGGTTCGTCATGGAGACGCTGTCCATCTCGCCGGTCAACAAAGAGGTGCGGCTCGTTAATGCGCTGCCGGCCAAGCTGCCCCTTCTTCTTGCGGACGAGAACCGGGTGAAGCAAATTTTATACAACTTGCTGGAGAACGGGCTGAAATTTACGAAGCAAGGGACGGTGACGCTCTCCGCGGAGAGGAGAGGGGACGAATTGGCCATCTCGGTGACGGATACGGGGAGAGGCATTCCCGCGCATGAGATCGCCGGCTTGTTCCAGACGTTCGTCCAGTCGGAGGAGATCGGGCATGCCGGCGAAGGTCTAGGCTTGGGGCTAAGCATCGCGAAGCAGCTGGCGGAACTGCAAGGCGGCCGGTTAGAGGCGGAATCCACGGTCGGCGTCGGCTCGCGGTTCACATTCACGCTGCCGATCGATCCGGCATCGGAGGAGGCGGCTGCCGCGGCCGCCGACGAAGAGCTGTCTTCGTCGTTAGCCGTGCCGATGCAGGACAATCAGCCGGCCGAATTTCACCTTCTGATCGTAGACGACGAACCGTCCAACCTGAAAGTGTTGATCGATGAAGTCTCTTCCATGGGATACGGTTATACGGCGGTCGGAAGCGGAGAAGAGGCGCTCGAAGCGTTGCGGCGCCACAAGATGAAGCCGGACTTGCTGCTGCTCGATCTCATGATGCCGGGCATCTCGGGCCTTGACGTATGCAGGGAGATCCGGCTGCTGCAAGGACTTGCCGAGCTCCCGATTCTGATGATGACCGCCTCCGGACAGACGGGCGATATCGTGGCCTCGTTCGCCGCCGGCGCAAACGATATTGTGCAGAAGCCGTTCGAGCTGGCCGAATTGCGGGCGAGGGTACAATCGCTGCTGGCGATGAAGAGCTCCTCGGAACGCGCGGTGCGGCGGGAGATGGACCTCCTGCAAGCCCAAATTACGCCGCATTTCCTGTACAACAGCATGAATGCCCTCGTCGGGCTCAGTTATAAGAACGTAGAAAAGCTGAGGGAGACGATCCACCACCTTTCGACATACTTGCGGGCCAAGTTTACTTTCGTCTTCTCCGAGGAGCTCGTTCCGTTCGAACGCGAGATGGAGCTGGTCAAGGCGTATCTGGCGATCGAACAGCTGCGCTTCGGCAGCCGACTGGCCGTCGAGATCGATATCAAGGCGGATTTCCGATGCATGCTGCCGCCGCTAACGCTGCAGCCCATCGTAGAGAACGCGGTGCGGCACGGCATCGGGCCGAAAGCGTCCGGAGGAACGCTCCGGATTGCGGCACGCAGGCGAGACGGCGGAGCGGAAATAACCGTGGAAGACGATGGCGTCGGCATCGGCGAGGAATTGCTGCGGATGCTGAAGGAAGGGCGAGCCGCCGGGGTCGGCGTCGGCAACGTCAACCGGCGCCTTCAGCTGGTGTACGGCGGCGGATTGGACATTCGAAGCGGCGACGGTACGGGAACGCTGATTAAACTGCAAATACCGGAGGCGAGATCAAGCAATGGTTAG
- a CDS encoding amidohydrolase family protein, which translates to MSSYPFIDVHHHIVPRPVARKMKELNMAPFGPMAQWSPAFSLEKMDLAGIAASVLSAPAAPAFVPPEESRVLVRETNEYFAELARSYPGRFGAFATLPMPDVAASAEEAIYALDVLKLDGVAFQSSHDGKYLADPAFAELLAELDRRGAITFIHPILIREHIAGLSPALLEGTFDSTRNVTAMAANRIFDKYPNIRFIIPHTGGMVPYIMWRIALAAMAADAGAPDRFLAVEPSEADFAKEFAILERLYYDTAVNVGPLPKLMKPSQILFGTDVPFPSDILVRHQKEGVLKLEAEGEEDTARAIAYGNALRLFPRFAGYPERMKNL; encoded by the coding sequence ATGTCTTCCTATCCCTTCATTGACGTTCACCATCATATCGTTCCAAGGCCCGTCGCTCGCAAGATGAAGGAGCTGAACATGGCGCCGTTTGGACCGATGGCCCAATGGTCTCCCGCGTTTTCTCTCGAGAAGATGGATCTCGCAGGCATCGCTGCCTCCGTATTGTCTGCGCCCGCCGCACCCGCATTCGTCCCGCCCGAGGAATCCAGGGTTCTCGTTCGGGAGACGAACGAGTATTTCGCCGAACTCGCCCGGAGTTACCCGGGACGCTTTGGGGCTTTCGCTACGCTTCCGATGCCGGACGTCGCCGCCTCCGCGGAAGAGGCGATCTATGCGCTCGACGTCTTGAAGCTCGACGGCGTTGCATTCCAGTCCAGCCATGACGGAAAATATTTGGCCGATCCCGCCTTTGCCGAACTGCTCGCGGAATTGGATCGCCGAGGCGCGATAACGTTCATCCATCCGATTCTGATTCGCGAGCACATCGCCGGCTTGTCCCCGGCGCTGCTCGAAGGAACCTTCGACTCGACGCGCAACGTGACGGCGATGGCCGCGAACCGGATATTCGACAAATATCCGAATATCCGCTTTATTATCCCGCATACCGGAGGCATGGTTCCCTACATTATGTGGAGAATCGCCTTGGCCGCCATGGCCGCCGATGCCGGCGCCCCCGATCGATTCCTGGCGGTGGAGCCGTCGGAGGCCGATTTTGCCAAGGAATTCGCGATTCTCGAACGGCTCTACTATGATACGGCCGTCAACGTGGGGCCTCTGCCCAAGCTGATGAAGCCCTCGCAAATTTTGTTCGGCACCGATGTTCCGTTTCCGAGCGACATCCTCGTTCGTCATCAGAAGGAAGGCGTCCTGAAGCTGGAGGCGGAGGGAGAAGAAGACACGGCGCGAGCGATCGCTTACGGGAATGCGCTCCGGTTGTTCCCGCGGTTCGCCGGCTATCCAGAGAGGATGAAGAACCTATGA
- a CDS encoding amidohydrolase family protein, translated as MNRSIPLIDVHHHIVSPPVLAQMKRLGIPKPSILPDWSPGFSLEKMAEANIDLSILSAPGAPDFLPPEEISSVLREVNDYFASLVSAHPTKFGAFGTLPMHSGEAAAREAAYALDTLKLEGVAFQSSWEDKYLSHPDYEELLAELDRREAVAFIHPILLKQNIAGLSPALLEGTFDTTRNVTTMAVHRIFDRYPRIKFIIPHTGGMVPYIKWRIAAAVIHAEHLEETPESYEREMAKLDRLYYDTTLNLGPLQKLIPHSQILFGADIPFPSEAVVRYQIDSVLKDAAEYGEENVKAIAFGNALRLFPRLREAFPQASSPVL; from the coding sequence ATGAACAGATCCATACCCTTAATCGACGTTCACCATCATATCGTGTCGCCGCCGGTGCTGGCGCAGATGAAGCGGCTGGGCATCCCTAAGCCGAGTATCCTGCCGGACTGGTCGCCGGGATTCTCGCTGGAGAAGATGGCGGAAGCGAATATCGACTTGTCCATTCTGTCCGCGCCGGGCGCGCCGGACTTTCTGCCGCCGGAGGAGATCTCGTCTGTGCTTAGAGAAGTGAACGACTACTTCGCCAGCCTGGTCTCGGCGCATCCGACAAAGTTCGGTGCGTTCGGGACGCTCCCGATGCACAGCGGGGAGGCGGCCGCGCGCGAGGCGGCGTACGCGCTGGATACGCTCAAGCTGGAAGGGGTTGCCTTCCAGTCCAGTTGGGAAGACAAGTATTTGAGCCATCCGGATTACGAGGAACTGCTCGCCGAGTTGGATCGCCGCGAAGCCGTCGCGTTCATCCATCCGATCCTGCTCAAGCAGAATATCGCGGGCCTGTCTCCCGCGCTGCTGGAAGGCACATTCGACACGACTCGCAACGTAACGACGATGGCGGTGCATCGGATTTTCGACCGTTATCCTCGCATCAAGTTCATCATTCCGCATACGGGAGGCATGGTTCCGTACATCAAGTGGAGAATTGCAGCGGCCGTCATTCACGCGGAGCATCTGGAAGAGACGCCGGAATCGTACGAGCGCGAGATGGCTAAGCTGGATCGGCTCTACTACGACACGACGTTGAACCTGGGACCGCTGCAGAAGCTGATTCCCCATTCGCAGATACTATTCGGTGCGGATATTCCATTCCCGTCCGAGGCGGTCGTTCGCTATCAGATCGATTCCGTGCTCAAGGACGCGGCGGAATACGGGGAAGAGAACGTGAAGGCGATCGCCTTCGGGAATGCCTTGCGCCTGTTCCCGCGGTTAAGGGAGGCGTTCCCCCAAGCGAGTTCGCCCGTACTGTAA
- a CDS encoding pirin family protein: MEIQIIKPQDQAKGEFDGGKIFEQKPIGFSGEGALIKRLGPLFYWAWAQSTGEGGIGLHPHQGFEILTYVIKGRGRHKDTLGTDNIVGAGGVQVMQAGSGISHAESILEPYEGFQIWFEPHLTEALKTTPTYNHYDHEEFPIVETEDATVKTVIGDEAPVKMVTEARMWDVTVKPGRNFVQPVREDYNLAALAIRGDGAVADAASITDVTALKHKDFVIIGPEQAIAANFTATGDAELRLIVIEVPAQVKYPLYRK, from the coding sequence ATGGAGATTCAAATCATTAAACCGCAGGACCAAGCAAAAGGCGAGTTTGACGGCGGCAAAATATTCGAACAAAAGCCAATTGGATTTTCTGGCGAGGGAGCCCTCATTAAGCGCCTTGGCCCCTTATTTTACTGGGCATGGGCACAATCTACAGGTGAAGGCGGTATCGGCCTTCATCCTCATCAGGGTTTTGAGATATTAACCTATGTCATAAAGGGTAGAGGTCGTCACAAGGATACGCTTGGTACAGACAACATCGTCGGCGCTGGCGGTGTCCAAGTGATGCAGGCGGGTTCAGGTATCTCCCATGCCGAATCGATCCTTGAACCCTACGAAGGGTTTCAAATTTGGTTTGAGCCGCATTTGACCGAAGCGCTCAAGACGACGCCGACCTATAACCATTACGATCATGAGGAATTCCCGATCGTCGAGACGGAAGATGCCACGGTGAAAACGGTCATCGGCGATGAAGCGCCGGTCAAGATGGTTACGGAAGCGCGGATGTGGGACGTGACCGTGAAGCCGGGCCGTAACTTCGTTCAGCCTGTTCGCGAAGATTACAACCTGGCGGCGCTCGCCATCCGCGGCGACGGCGCAGTTGCCGATGCGGCGTCTATCACGGACGTTACGGCGCTCAAACACAAAGATTTTGTCATTATCGGGCCAGAGCAAGCGATCGCAGCGAACTTTACGGCAACGGGCGACGCCGAGCTCCGTCTTATTGTGATCGAGGTACCGGCACAGGTCAAATATCCTCTGTATCGTAAATAA
- a CDS encoding hybrid sensor histidine kinase/response regulator, which translates to MRLRQHIAIGILLLLIAGAFLAIYYPTVPSREAPRADRGELDLSGWDFEKKGLAVLDGEWAFYPGELVAPERFRQGSSPAASYLKVPGTWRGTAENGDGMSRRGYGTYRLLLRLSPSDDIYGIKVTSIRMGHRLYIDGKLLGESGQPSEARATNKPGNTPYTAYFQPNGSEIEIVLQVSNYDFVTGGIVNSLQFGLSSDMTKLNSVQIGTDLAICLVLVILGAYHISVYVLGRKEKAYLLLGSYMLMLGLQMSIYGEKITQRMLPDLPFDLVYKSLELFQFLGVVLIIRLFSIVENRLFKPRTRRWLELPFALYLASVVLLSYRVHIDYKYLFVMYEAVVVLCLACRLIYLYARNPAEKTERTERFLLLGGLLTLMIFLFGISLYGENMVPTDLVAKCALLGFILFMNLLLAVRVSNEYAKTEVLSKQLALSNQLKDEFLIHTSHELKTPLNGILNLISGLLEDEERGLGATQKQSLWLVKDTASKLSMLIRDLIDVTHLKHGELRLYPTVVDVRVAVQIVLDMLSFELSGKQVRFENQVQAETWMLADENRLRQVLYNLVHNAIKHTERGAVVIKSSMDKDKVIVFVEDTGTGIGPEKRATLFRDYADTQSALLPRDGYESMGVGLYISRKLIERMGGEIDLDWTEPGTGTRMRFSLPAAKQMPDYLEIAASRERSNRIEPEEGPLDRLDGHEHTVLVVDDEASNILTLRQMLRRHKFNVVTAFSAEEAISKLHQYPNVDLAIVDVMMPRASGIELCRLIRERRSILDLPILISTVKDSARDIALGFRSGANDYVTKPFDGETLMARIQNLISMKISIQEAMLSEQAFHQAQIKPHFLYNALSSIIGFCYTDGEKAASLLSVLSQYIRHILETDRQKSLVPLQRELEVIEAYVEIEKARFEERFDFLCEIEEGLEEFEVPSLSVQPFVENAIRHGLFEKDGPGTVRLSACIEENYVVVTIEDNGVGIPYERMQKIGKGEPSESRGGHGIGIANVRKRLDGIPGAALTLHSERGAGTVATIYLPYQS; encoded by the coding sequence ATGAGATTACGTCAGCATATAGCGATCGGCATTCTCCTGCTCCTTATCGCGGGCGCATTCCTGGCCATCTATTATCCGACCGTCCCTAGCCGGGAGGCGCCTCGCGCCGACAGAGGGGAGTTGGATCTAAGCGGCTGGGATTTTGAGAAAAAGGGCTTGGCCGTCCTCGATGGCGAGTGGGCGTTCTACCCGGGCGAGCTGGTGGCACCTGAGCGCTTCCGTCAAGGCTCAAGTCCTGCTGCCTCCTACTTAAAGGTGCCCGGGACTTGGCGCGGAACCGCCGAGAATGGCGACGGAATGTCGCGAAGAGGTTACGGCACCTATCGTTTGCTCCTTCGCCTTAGCCCCTCGGATGACATCTACGGAATCAAGGTGACGAGCATCCGCATGGGGCATCGTCTCTATATCGACGGCAAGCTGCTGGGGGAGAGCGGGCAGCCCTCCGAAGCCCGCGCGACGAACAAGCCGGGCAACACGCCTTATACGGCTTATTTTCAACCGAACGGCTCCGAGATCGAGATCGTTCTGCAGGTATCCAATTACGACTTCGTCACGGGCGGAATCGTCAATTCCCTGCAATTCGGCCTAAGCTCGGACATGACGAAGCTGAATAGCGTCCAAATCGGCACCGATCTCGCGATTTGCCTGGTTCTTGTCATTCTTGGAGCGTATCATATCAGCGTTTACGTGCTCGGGAGGAAGGAGAAGGCTTACCTGCTCCTCGGGTCGTACATGCTTATGCTAGGCTTGCAGATGTCGATCTACGGGGAGAAAATCACCCAGCGGATGCTTCCCGATCTGCCGTTCGACCTGGTTTACAAATCGCTTGAACTGTTCCAGTTCCTTGGCGTGGTTCTTATCATTCGGTTATTCTCGATCGTCGAGAACCGGTTGTTCAAGCCGAGAACGCGAAGATGGCTGGAGCTTCCGTTCGCTCTGTATCTTGCGTCCGTCGTGCTTCTTTCCTACCGGGTTCATATCGATTACAAGTATCTCTTCGTCATGTACGAGGCGGTCGTTGTATTGTGCCTGGCGTGCCGATTGATTTATCTCTACGCGCGCAATCCGGCCGAGAAGACGGAGAGAACCGAACGCTTCCTGCTGCTGGGCGGCCTGTTGACGCTGATGATCTTCTTGTTCGGCATCAGCCTGTACGGGGAGAACATGGTACCGACCGACCTGGTTGCCAAGTGTGCGCTGCTCGGCTTCATCCTCTTCATGAATCTGCTCCTGGCCGTCCGCGTGTCGAACGAGTACGCCAAGACGGAAGTTCTCTCGAAGCAGCTTGCGCTATCGAATCAATTGAAGGACGAATTCCTTATTCATACGTCGCACGAGCTCAAGACGCCCCTTAACGGGATCTTGAACCTGATCTCCGGCCTGCTGGAAGACGAGGAGAGAGGCTTGGGCGCTACGCAGAAGCAAAGCTTATGGCTCGTCAAGGATACCGCCTCCAAGCTGTCCATGCTGATTCGCGATTTGATCGACGTCACCCATTTGAAGCACGGGGAACTTCGCTTGTATCCGACCGTGGTGGACGTGCGGGTGGCGGTTCAGATCGTTCTCGATATGCTGTCTTTCGAATTGTCGGGCAAGCAGGTTCGCTTCGAGAACCAGGTTCAAGCGGAGACATGGATGCTCGCGGACGAGAATCGGCTACGGCAGGTGCTGTATAATCTCGTGCACAACGCGATCAAGCATACCGAGCGCGGGGCGGTCGTCATCAAGTCGTCCATGGACAAGGACAAGGTCATCGTATTTGTGGAAGATACGGGGACAGGTATTGGCCCAGAGAAGCGTGCGACGCTGTTCCGCGATTACGCCGATACGCAGTCGGCGCTTCTGCCCCGCGACGGTTACGAGAGCATGGGAGTCGGACTCTACATCAGCCGCAAGCTCATCGAGCGAATGGGCGGAGAGATCGACCTCGATTGGACGGAGCCCGGAACGGGAACGCGTATGCGATTTTCCCTGCCGGCTGCCAAGCAAATGCCCGATTATCTGGAGATCGCCGCATCGCGCGAGCGATCGAATCGAATCGAGCCGGAAGAAGGCCCGCTGGACCGGCTCGACGGGCATGAGCACACCGTGCTGGTCGTGGACGACGAGGCCTCCAACATTCTGACGCTGCGTCAGATGCTCAGACGCCATAAGTTCAACGTAGTGACGGCTTTCTCGGCCGAGGAGGCCATAAGCAAGCTGCATCAGTACCCGAACGTCGACCTGGCGATCGTGGACGTCATGATGCCTCGCGCATCGGGTATCGAGCTGTGCCGGCTGATTCGGGAGCGGCGCTCGATTCTCGACTTGCCCATTCTCATCTCAACGGTCAAAGACTCGGCAAGGGACATCGCCCTCGGCTTCCGGTCCGGCGCCAACGATTACGTGACGAAGCCCTTCGACGGTGAGACGCTGATGGCCCGCATCCAGAACCTGATCTCGATGAAGATCTCGATCCAGGAGGCGATGCTGAGCGAGCAGGCTTTCCACCAAGCGCAGATCAAGCCTCATTTTCTCTATAACGCACTCAGCAGCATTATCGGGTTCTGCTATACGGACGGGGAGAAGGCGGCCTCGCTGCTCTCCGTTCTGAGCCAATACATCCGGCACATCCTGGAGACGGATCGGCAGAAGTCTCTCGTTCCCTTGCAGAGAGAACTGGAGGTTATCGAAGCATACGTGGAGATCGAGAAAGCCCGATTCGAAGAGCGCTTCGACTTTCTCTGCGAGATCGAAGAAGGCTTGGAGGAATTCGAGGTGCCGTCGTTATCCGTCCAGCCGTTCGTCGAGAACGCCATCCGGCACGGCTTGTTCGAGAAGGATGGACCGGGCACGGTCCGGCTCTCGGCCTGTATCGAAGAGAATTATGTCGTCGTGACGATCGAGGATAACGGCGTCGGCATTCCGTACGAACGGATGCAGAAGATCGGCAAGGGAGAGCCAAGCGAGAGCAGGGGCGGGCATGGCATCGGAATCGCGAACGTTCGCAAGCGGCTGGACGGCATTCCCGGGGCGGCTCTGACGCTGCATTCCGAGCGTGGAGCCGGCACGGTCGCGACAATCTACTTGCCCTATCAATCGTAG
- a CDS encoding (4Fe-4S)-binding protein, producing MNDEFKRYVGENIEVIFHPARCIHSANCVKGLPDVFNVKKKPWVYADGDTAENIAAQIDNCPSGALEYIRKDNANEAR from the coding sequence ATGAATGACGAATTCAAGCGGTACGTAGGTGAAAATATTGAAGTTATCTTCCACCCGGCAAGATGCATTCATTCGGCAAATTGCGTAAAAGGGTTGCCGGACGTATTCAATGTCAAGAAGAAGCCATGGGTTTACGCCGATGGAGATACGGCCGAGAACATTGCAGCTCAAATCGATAATTGTCCCAGCGGCGCTTTGGAATATATAAGGAAAGATAACGCGAATGAAGCGAGATAG
- a CDS encoding GNAT family N-acetyltransferase, with product MFTIKEDANGFYVGEQDHKEAEIHYVPKGNHTIIVDHTIVSDSLRGQGVGQALVKRVVEFAREKGIKIKPLCPFAKSQFDRHQDYSDVLLK from the coding sequence ATGTTTACGATTAAAGAAGATGCGAACGGTTTTTATGTAGGGGAACAAGATCATAAAGAAGCAGAGATCCATTATGTTCCGAAGGGGAATCATACGATTATTGTAGACCACACGATCGTTTCCGACAGTCTGCGCGGTCAAGGTGTAGGACAGGCGTTAGTGAAGCGAGTAGTCGAATTTGCTAGGGAGAAAGGAATTAAGATTAAACCGCTATGTCCTTTTGCTAAAAGTCAATTTGACCGTCATCAAGATTATTCTGATGTGTTATTGAAATAA
- a CDS encoding response regulator, with translation MYRAIIVEDEKPVLEMMKVIIGRNGNYKIVGTFGSPLEALEQLPVLMPDVAFIDVEMPKMNGLELAQRILETSKRTAIVFSTAYKQYALSAFDVQALDYVLKPVTPAAIERVTSRLREKLPAAAPSGKPDALPMIRCLGGFEIRNSAGALVRCPTRKAEELLAYLLCHSGTDVSKWHLTELLWPEMSEERAMPNLHTAIYLLKKMVKENGLPLDILKTTEGYTLEANGEPYDQLTYRTYAASNANGTLSPEQAEQLRAAYRGPLLDGKPYLWKIGQEQALEKQYTGIVRRLVREDLEQRNWERAVSRLEAYLSIYPVSEEMNVSLVELYSSLGRTEKAARQYSSFEQKYIEEFGCLPPQRA, from the coding sequence ATGTATCGTGCCATCATCGTTGAAGATGAGAAACCCGTCCTGGAGATGATGAAGGTGATCATTGGCCGGAACGGCAATTATAAGATCGTGGGGACGTTCGGCAGTCCGCTGGAGGCGTTGGAGCAGCTTCCGGTCCTGATGCCGGACGTCGCGTTCATCGACGTCGAGATGCCCAAGATGAACGGACTCGAGCTGGCTCAGCGAATTCTGGAGACTTCGAAGCGGACGGCTATCGTCTTCTCCACGGCTTACAAGCAATATGCACTGTCTGCGTTCGACGTGCAAGCGCTCGACTACGTGCTGAAGCCGGTCACGCCGGCTGCGATCGAGCGGGTGACAAGCCGGCTCCGGGAGAAGCTGCCTGCAGCCGCGCCTTCCGGCAAGCCCGACGCTCTGCCCATGATCCGTTGCCTGGGCGGCTTCGAGATTCGCAATTCGGCCGGCGCGCTGGTGCGCTGCCCGACGCGCAAGGCGGAGGAGCTGCTTGCGTACCTGCTATGCCACTCCGGCACGGACGTCTCCAAGTGGCATCTGACGGAGCTGCTCTGGCCGGAGATGTCCGAGGAGCGGGCGATGCCCAACCTGCATACGGCGATTTACTTGCTGAAGAAGATGGTCAAGGAGAATGGCCTGCCGCTAGACATCCTAAAGACGACCGAAGGCTACACGCTGGAGGCGAACGGAGAGCCTTACGACCAATTGACGTACCGGACTTACGCTGCCTCCAATGCGAACGGAACCTTAAGCCCGGAGCAAGCGGAGCAGCTTCGCGCGGCATACCGGGGACCTTTGCTCGACGGGAAGCCTTATTTGTGGAAAATAGGACAGGAGCAGGCGCTCGAGAAGCAGTATACGGGGATCGTTCGGCGTCTTGTGCGGGAGGATCTGGAGCAGCGCAATTGGGAGAGAGCGGTGAGCCGCCTCGAGGCGTATCTCTCGATCTATCCGGTCAGCGAAGAGATGAACGTCAGTCTGGTCGAGCTGTATTCCAGCCTCGGCCGGACGGAGAAGGCGGCGCGGCAATATTCGAGCTTCGAGCAGAAGTACATCGAGGAGTTCGGCTGCCTTCCTCCGCAGCGGGCCTGA